A section of the Rhodobacter sp. genome encodes:
- a CDS encoding PAS-domain containing protein produces MHAEPIEKLTRAGLSLIQQALSIFDSDLKLAVCNPRYQAMFGLPDALVARGASFEDTIRYLVEAGEYGPQSDPAEAVRQRVETARAFQPHYMERQRANGRWISVEGAPLAQGGWVTVYTDITEIKVQEQLLRARSEELSDQVLAHAERLGLANRALASANAALQEAKRELTESEARTRLMTEMAPAHIAHLDRDLVFTYSNKHLSALIPGAPGDVVGLHASIALGPGTFARILPPMQRALAGEPAVCEITHEDSGRRLRVALTPDLDGRPGGIYLLSTDITAETQARAALMQTRKRELAAQLTSGLAHDFANLLTIILGLQGKLARDPRLDHEAAEAVRATLAAARRGGTLLQRIGEISGERALRPEPVDLEALLDDLRMMASPSLPEGTRLQIALEPGLPRMMLDPGAVQDALLNLILNARDAICGTAGRASATAPTSQTGGTVRLDARRVRDTWLELTVEDTGPGFSDEALKRGLDPFFTTKGGEGSGLGLAMVFDQASLAGGSVRLSNRTAGGARVTLRLPLRPAADPAPNQSRLVLLVEDSPEIRTHVREILVGLGHQVIEAETASDALALSQIPEIGAVLSDIQLPGEATGLALLRQLRAARPTLPSLLMTSLPPHDSLHAAAAAEFGVLQKPFEPDDLDAALHGPTARTFAP; encoded by the coding sequence ATGCACGCCGAGCCGATCGAAAAGCTGACCCGCGCCGGATTGAGCCTGATCCAGCAGGCGCTGTCGATCTTCGACAGCGACCTGAAACTGGCGGTCTGCAACCCCCGTTATCAGGCCATGTTCGGCCTGCCCGATGCCCTGGTCGCGCGCGGCGCCTCGTTCGAGGATACGATCCGCTATCTGGTCGAGGCCGGGGAATACGGCCCGCAAAGCGACCCGGCCGAGGCCGTCCGCCAGCGCGTCGAGACCGCGCGCGCCTTTCAGCCGCACTACATGGAGCGTCAGCGCGCCAACGGGCGCTGGATCTCGGTCGAAGGCGCGCCGCTGGCCCAGGGCGGCTGGGTCACGGTCTATACCGACATCACCGAAATCAAGGTCCAGGAACAATTGCTGCGTGCCCGGTCCGAGGAACTCTCGGATCAGGTTCTGGCCCATGCAGAGCGCCTCGGTCTGGCGAACCGGGCGCTCGCCTCGGCCAACGCGGCGCTGCAAGAGGCCAAGCGCGAACTGACCGAAAGCGAAGCGCGCACCCGCCTGATGACCGAGATGGCGCCCGCGCATATCGCCCACCTGGACCGCGATCTGGTTTTTACCTATTCGAACAAACACCTGTCGGCGCTGATCCCCGGCGCCCCCGGTGACGTTGTCGGGCTGCATGCCTCGATTGCGCTGGGCCCGGGCACCTTCGCGCGCATCCTGCCGCCGATGCAGCGCGCCCTGGCGGGTGAGCCGGCGGTCTGCGAGATCACCCACGAAGACAGCGGCCGGCGCTTGCGGGTCGCGCTGACCCCCGATCTCGATGGCCGGCCGGGCGGCATTTACCTTCTGTCCACCGACATCACCGCCGAAACGCAGGCCCGCGCGGCCCTGATGCAGACCCGAAAACGCGAGCTGGCGGCGCAGCTGACCTCGGGGCTGGCGCATGATTTCGCCAATCTGCTGACGATCATCCTGGGCTTGCAGGGCAAACTGGCGCGCGATCCGCGCCTGGACCACGAGGCGGCCGAGGCGGTGCGCGCGACGCTGGCCGCGGCCCGACGCGGCGGCACCTTGCTGCAACGGATCGGCGAGATCTCGGGCGAGCGCGCCCTCAGGCCCGAGCCGGTCGATCTGGAGGCGTTGCTCGACGACCTTCGCATGATGGCGTCGCCGTCCCTGCCCGAGGGCACCCGACTGCAGATCGCGCTGGAGCCGGGCCTGCCGCGCATGATGCTGGACCCGGGCGCGGTTCAGGATGCGTTGCTCAACCTGATCCTGAACGCGCGCGACGCGATCTGCGGCACGGCCGGCCGCGCGTCGGCCACGGCGCCAACCAGCCAGACTGGCGGCACGGTCCGTCTGGATGCGCGTCGCGTGCGCGATACCTGGCTGGAGCTTACGGTCGAGGACACGGGCCCCGGGTTTTCCGACGAAGCGTTGAAGCGCGGCCTCGATCCCTTTTTCACCACCAAGGGCGGCGAGGGCTCGGGGCTGGGGCTGGCGATGGTGTTCGACCAGGCCTCGCTTGCCGGCGGATCGGTGCGCTTGTCGAACCGGACCGCCGGCGGCGCGCGCGTCACGCTGCGCCTGCCCCTGCGGCCCGCCGCCGATCCGGCGCCCAACCAGTCGCGCCTGGTTCTGCTGGTCGAAGACAGCCCCGAGATCCGCACCCATGTGCGCGAGATCCTGGTCGGCCTGGGCCATCAGGTGATCGAAGCCGAAACCGCCAGCGACGCACTGGCCCTGTCCCAGATCCCCGAGATCGGCGCCGTATTGTCCGACATCCAGCTTCCGGGCGAGGCCACGGGGCTCGCGCTGTTGCGCCAGTTGCGCGCGGCGCGGCCGACCCTGCCGTCGCTGCTGATGACCTCGCTGCCGCCCCACGATTCCCTCCATGCCGCCGCCGCCGCCGAATTCGGGGTCTTGCAGAAACCCTTCGAACCGGATGATCTGGACGCGGCGTTGCACGGCCCGACGGCCCGGACGTTCGCCCCATAG
- a CDS encoding branched-chain amino acid ABC transporter permease — protein sequence MRNHHREYAVNAVLALGLLAVPIWALWAGEPFTITLCTRIAVLALAGVGLNIALGLGGMVSFGHAAFFGLGGYVAGILAQHAGSGAPILGLPGSNQMLVIWPVAMLVAGAVAALIGALSLRTEGIFFIMITLAFAQMVYYFAVSWPAYGGEDGLPIYVRNRFPGLNTMRPWDLFVICWGLLMAGVGLFALIRASRFGAALMAIRQNPDRAAAVGINPFGVQLAAFALSGAITGLAGALMADLSRFTSPSMLAWPMSGELIVIIILGGVGRIFGPVAGAAILVGFEVTFGGMTEHWKLWLGLVLLGVVLFARGGLIGLIAGRERHG from the coding sequence ATGCGTAACCACCATCGCGAATACGCCGTCAACGCGGTGCTGGCCCTGGGATTGCTGGCCGTGCCGATCTGGGCGCTCTGGGCCGGCGAGCCGTTCACCATCACGCTGTGCACCCGCATCGCCGTGCTGGCGCTGGCCGGCGTGGGGCTGAACATCGCGCTGGGCCTCGGCGGGATGGTGTCCTTTGGCCATGCGGCGTTCTTCGGGCTGGGCGGCTACGTCGCCGGCATCCTGGCGCAACACGCGGGCAGTGGCGCGCCGATCCTGGGTCTGCCCGGATCGAACCAGATGCTGGTGATCTGGCCCGTGGCGATGCTGGTCGCCGGCGCGGTCGCGGCGCTCATCGGGGCCCTGAGCCTGCGGACCGAGGGCATCTTCTTCATCATGATCACGCTGGCCTTTGCGCAGATGGTCTATTATTTCGCCGTCTCGTGGCCGGCCTATGGCGGCGAGGACGGCCTTCCGATCTATGTTCGCAATCGTTTTCCCGGCCTGAACACGATGCGGCCGTGGGACCTGTTCGTGATCTGCTGGGGCCTGCTGATGGCCGGTGTCGGCCTGTTCGCACTGATCCGCGCCTCGCGCTTTGGCGCGGCGCTGATGGCGATCCGCCAGAACCCCGATCGCGCGGCCGCGGTCGGCATCAACCCCTTTGGCGTGCAACTGGCAGCCTTTGCGCTGTCGGGGGCGATCACCGGACTGGCGGGGGCGCTGATGGCCGATCTCAGCCGCTTCACCAGCCCGTCGATGCTGGCCTGGCCGATGTCTGGCGAACTCATCGTCATCATCATCCTGGGCGGCGTCGGCCGGATTTTCGGGCCGGTCGCGGGGGCGGCGATCCTGGTCGGATTCGAGGTCACTTTCGGCGGCATGACCGAACACTGGAAACTGTGGCTGGGCCTGGTTCTGCTGGGCGTCGTGCTGTTCGCGCGCGGCGGCCTGATCGGCCTGATCGCGGGGAGAGAGCGCCATGGCTGA
- a CDS encoding branched-chain amino acid ABC transporter permease yields MSAALFFEQLLNGLQFGLMLFLMSAGLTLVFGVMGLINLAHGSLYMLGAFFCAAAAAATGNFWLGLIAGASAAAAAGALIEIAILRRLYARDHLDQVLATFALILILTEGTKIVFGPFPLYLNTPALLQGTVDLGLTEYPLYRLALIGFGLAVALGLSLLINRTRLGIRIRAGENDREMIAALGVNIRALYTLVFALGAGLAGLAGALVGAVQAVQVGMGEPVLILAFVVIVIGGIGSIKGAMVGALMVGIIDTMGRFLLPRAFGLFLDPSQATVIGAALASMLIYLLMALVLILRPQGLFPAHA; encoded by the coding sequence GTGAGTGCTGCGCTCTTTTTTGAACAGCTGCTGAACGGTTTGCAGTTCGGCCTGATGCTGTTTCTCATGTCCGCCGGCCTGACGCTGGTGTTCGGCGTCATGGGCCTGATCAATCTGGCGCATGGCTCGCTCTACATGCTGGGGGCCTTTTTCTGCGCCGCCGCGGCCGCCGCGACGGGCAACTTCTGGCTGGGCCTGATCGCCGGCGCCTCGGCCGCCGCCGCCGCAGGGGCCCTGATCGAGATCGCGATCCTGCGCCGGCTCTACGCGCGCGACCACCTGGACCAGGTCCTGGCAACCTTTGCGCTGATCCTGATCCTGACCGAGGGCACCAAGATCGTTTTCGGCCCGTTTCCGCTGTATCTGAACACGCCCGCCCTGCTGCAAGGCACGGTCGATCTGGGCCTGACGGAATACCCGCTGTATCGGCTGGCGCTGATCGGGTTCGGCCTGGCGGTGGCGCTGGGGCTCAGTCTGCTGATCAACCGGACCCGCCTGGGCATCCGCATCCGGGCGGGCGAAAACGACCGCGAGATGATTGCCGCGCTGGGGGTGAATATCCGCGCCCTCTACACGCTTGTCTTCGCGCTGGGTGCGGGGCTGGCGGGGCTGGCGGGCGCGCTGGTCGGCGCGGTGCAGGCGGTGCAGGTCGGCATGGGCGAGCCGGTGCTGATCCTGGCCTTTGTCGTGATCGTCATCGGCGGCATCGGGTCGATCAAGGGCGCCATGGTCGGCGCGCTGATGGTCGGCATCATCGACACGATGGGCCGCTTCCTGCTGCCGCGCGCCTTTGGCCTGTTCCTGGACCCCTCGCAGGCGACGGTGATCGGCGCGGCGCTGGCGTCGATGCTGATCTATCTGCTCATGGCGCTGGTCCTGATCCTGCGCCCCCAAGGGTTGTTCCCCGCCCATGCGTAA
- a CDS encoding response regulator transcription factor: MSQPHVAILDDEAEIRCILADALTEAGFRTSSYSRATEFEAALKRTAPDVCLVDLGLPDRDGLALVHRLALESGATIIIISGRAAPHDRVTGLELGADDYIIKPFEPAEVVARIRARLRKGRPAQGSGGSIARFNGWEAQFDRYVLIGADGAEVPFSHAEGEVLRLFLDAPKRLISRTQMQESLGGAAGESFDRAMDVRISRLRAKLGEDPKNPRLIKTIYGAGYIFLGDVHWS, from the coding sequence ATGTCCCAACCCCATGTCGCCATCCTCGACGACGAGGCCGAAATCCGCTGCATCCTGGCCGATGCGCTGACCGAGGCCGGGTTTCGCACGTCCAGCTACTCGCGCGCGACCGAATTCGAGGCGGCGCTGAAACGCACCGCGCCCGATGTCTGTCTGGTCGATCTGGGCCTGCCGGACCGCGACGGCCTGGCCCTGGTGCACCGCCTGGCGCTGGAATCGGGCGCGACGATCATCATCATCTCGGGCCGCGCGGCGCCACACGACCGGGTGACAGGCCTGGAACTGGGGGCTGACGACTACATCATCAAACCCTTCGAACCGGCCGAGGTCGTGGCCCGGATCCGTGCCCGCCTGCGCAAGGGTCGGCCGGCGCAGGGCAGCGGCGGCAGCATCGCGCGGTTCAACGGCTGGGAGGCCCAGTTCGACCGCTACGTGCTGATCGGCGCGGACGGCGCCGAGGTGCCCTTCAGCCACGCCGAGGGCGAGGTCCTGCGCCTGTTCCTGGATGCCCCGAAACGGCTGATCTCGCGCACGCAGATGCAGGAAAGCCTGGGCGGCGCGGCCGGTGAAAGCTTTGACCGGGCGATGGATGTCCGCATCTCGCGGTTGCGCGCGAAGCTGGGCGAGGACCCCAAGAACCCGCGCCTGATCAAGACGATCTATGGCGCGGGATACATCTTTCTGGGCGACGTGCACTGGAGTTGA
- a CDS encoding flagellar basal body-associated FliL family protein, with amino-acid sequence MSNAAATAETPARSSKLPLILGLVLALAGAGGGFYATYAGLIDSLLPGGAGSAGSHGATPEHGTPDPAAASHGGSSGDSGHSGDVGFVPLDPITVNMGPRAESRHLRFSAQLEVPSGNEGDVQHLMPRIMDVLNIYLRALDPHELQEPAALLRLRAQMLRRVQIVTGPGMVNDLLVMEFVFN; translated from the coding sequence ATGTCCAACGCCGCCGCAACCGCTGAAACCCCGGCCAGATCGTCGAAACTTCCGCTGATTCTGGGGCTGGTCCTGGCCTTGGCCGGCGCGGGCGGCGGATTCTACGCGACCTATGCGGGGCTGATCGATTCGTTGCTGCCCGGCGGCGCCGGATCGGCGGGATCGCATGGCGCCACGCCGGAACACGGCACGCCTGACCCTGCGGCGGCGAGCCATGGCGGCAGCTCCGGGGACTCCGGGCATTCCGGCGATGTGGGATTTGTGCCGCTCGATCCGATCACGGTGAACATGGGGCCGCGCGCCGAATCGCGGCACTTGCGGTTTTCCGCGCAGCTCGAGGTCCCCTCGGGCAACGAAGGTGACGTGCAGCACCTGATGCCGCGAATCATGGATGTGCTGAACATCTATCTGCGCGCGCTGGACCCGCATGAACTGCAAGAGCCGGCCGCGCTGCTGCGCCTGCGCGCGCAGATGCTGCGCCGGGTCCAGATCGTCACCGGACCGGGCATGGTCAACGACCTGCTGGTCATGGAATTCGTTTTCAACTGA
- a CDS encoding FliM/FliN family flagellar motor switch protein — MPPARSPRRSAVSTASSPRRPAVPDTQSAPSTASNNLGRGAFTQVPIEITVSVGRARPLVRDLLRLQRDSVLPLDRRVEDPVELFVGDRLIARGVLEELEGEQAGQMVVRLTEVADLSNGL; from the coding sequence ATGCCGCCCGCGCGATCGCCGAGGCGATCGGCCGTTTCTACCGCATCCAGTCCGAGGAGACCCGCCGTGCCTGATACCCAATCCGCCCCGAGCACCGCCAGCAACAACCTGGGCCGGGGCGCCTTTACCCAGGTTCCGATCGAGATCACGGTATCCGTCGGCCGCGCGCGGCCCCTGGTCCGCGACCTGCTGCGGCTTCAGCGCGACAGCGTGCTGCCCCTGGACCGCCGTGTCGAGGACCCGGTCGAACTGTTCGTCGGCGACCGCCTGATCGCGCGCGGTGTTCTCGAAGAACTGGAGGGCGAGCAGGCGGGCCAGATGGTCGTGCGGCTGACCGAGGTCGCCGATCTGTCGAACGGGCTGTAG
- the motA gene encoding flagellar motor stator protein MotA, whose amino-acid sequence MIGIIGIVVVFVMVFGGYVAAGGHFGIILHSLPFELTMIMGAAIGAFLIANDGAGVKQTIKDIGKVFKGANWKPADYQDLLCLLFELIRLARQNPVALEEHIEAPETSDIFGRYPKVLKDHEAVELICDTLRSITLSYDDPLQVEEVLDKRMESTLHHALHSSHAMQTVADGLPALGIVAAVLGVIKTMAAIDQPPEVLGGLIGGALVGTFLGVFIAYGFVGPFAAKMRAVVEDDSHFYKLIREVLIANLHNHPANMCIEVGRQNTPHHVRPSYGNLEEAMRNLKREAA is encoded by the coding sequence ATGATCGGCATCATAGGCATCGTCGTCGTCTTCGTGATGGTGTTTGGCGGCTATGTCGCTGCCGGGGGCCATTTCGGGATCATCCTGCATTCGCTGCCCTTCGAACTGACGATGATCATGGGCGCGGCGATCGGGGCCTTTCTGATCGCCAACGACGGCGCCGGGGTCAAGCAGACGATCAAGGATATCGGCAAGGTCTTCAAGGGCGCGAACTGGAAACCCGCCGATTATCAGGACCTTCTGTGCCTGCTGTTCGAACTTATCCGGCTGGCGCGGCAGAACCCGGTCGCGTTGGAGGAACACATCGAGGCCCCCGAAACATCGGACATCTTCGGCCGCTATCCGAAGGTCCTGAAAGACCACGAGGCCGTCGAACTGATCTGCGACACCTTGCGCTCGATCACCCTCAGCTACGACGACCCGCTCCAGGTCGAGGAGGTGCTGGACAAGCGGATGGAATCGACGCTGCACCACGCGCTGCATTCGAGCCATGCCATGCAGACGGTCGCCGACGGCCTTCCGGCGCTGGGCATCGTCGCCGCCGTGCTGGGCGTCATCAAGACCATGGCCGCGATCGACCAGCCGCCCGAAGTGCTGGGCGGTCTGATCGGCGGCGCGCTCGTCGGGACCTTTCTGGGGGTCTTCATCGCCTATGGTTTCGTCGGTCCCTTCGCCGCCAAGATGCGCGCCGTGGTCGAGGACGACTCGCATTTCTACAAGCTGATCCGCGAGGTTCTGATCGCCAACCTACACAACCATCCGGCCAACATGTGCATCGAGGTCGGCCGCCAGAACACCCCGCACCACGTCCGGCCCAGCTACGGCAACCTCGAAGAAGCCATGCGCAACCTGAAGCGCGAGGCGGCCTGA
- the fliP gene encoding flagellar type III secretion system pore protein FliP (The bacterial flagellar biogenesis protein FliP forms a type III secretion system (T3SS)-type pore required for flagellar assembly.): protein MRRAVAILALLALLVWPIAASAQEVTLSMGEGGGLAVRSVQLMVLLTLLSLVPGLMVMVTCFPFIVTVLAILRQAIGLQQSPPSMLLTTLALFLTYFVMEPVFTAAWDAGVVPLQAGQIGVDEAMARAIVPFRGFMAARIDPDTWQGLATLRPDAPVFSPDGPLSVLVPSFLLSELSRAFEVGFVIFLPFLIIDLVVAAVLMSMGMMMVPPAVVSLPFKLAFFVVADGWTLVSASLVRGYF, encoded by the coding sequence ATGCGCCGCGCAGTCGCGATTCTGGCGCTGCTGGCGCTGCTGGTCTGGCCCATCGCCGCATCGGCGCAAGAGGTGACTCTGTCGATGGGCGAGGGGGGCGGGCTGGCGGTCCGCTCCGTGCAGCTCATGGTGTTGCTGACCCTTCTCAGCCTGGTGCCGGGGCTGATGGTCATGGTCACCTGCTTTCCCTTCATCGTCACGGTGCTGGCGATCCTGCGGCAGGCGATCGGGTTGCAGCAGTCGCCGCCGTCGATGCTGCTGACCACGCTGGCGCTGTTCCTGACCTATTTCGTGATGGAACCGGTCTTTACGGCGGCCTGGGACGCGGGTGTGGTGCCGCTTCAGGCGGGGCAGATCGGCGTGGACGAGGCCATGGCGCGCGCGATCGTGCCCTTTCGCGGCTTCATGGCGGCACGCATCGACCCCGACACCTGGCAGGGTCTGGCCACGCTGCGGCCCGACGCGCCCGTCTTTTCGCCCGACGGTCCGCTGTCGGTGCTGGTGCCGTCCTTCCTGTTGTCGGAACTGTCGCGCGCGTTCGAGGTCGGCTTCGTGATCTTCCTGCCGTTCCTCATCATCGACCTGGTGGTGGCGGCGGTGCTGATGTCGATGGGCATGATGATGGTTCCGCCGGCGGTGGTGTCGCTGCCGTTCAAACTGGCGTTCTTCGTCGTGGCGGATGGCTGGACGCTGGTGTCGGCTTCGTTGGTGCGGGGCTATTTCTGA
- a CDS encoding ABC transporter substrate-binding protein, with protein sequence MTFRMTMTAGLSALVLGAGAASADPVTVGLITTLSGGGAGIGTDIRDAFQLALDLNGGDQIHLVVEDDGQRPEQAVQIADRMIQAEHAQILTGIIWSNLAMAVVPAVTAQDVFYISPNAGPSALAGAGCNPFYFNAAWQNDMLHEAAGAYAADHGMTHTFILAPNYPAGTDALTGFKRRYTGEVAGEIYTQLGQTDYAAEIAQIRASGADSVFIFLPGGMGISFVRQYAQSGVDLPLISTAFTVGQDSLPGMGEAALGVVNAGQWSPDLDNAANAAFVAAFRAAYGRTPSLYASQSFDTANLILSAVAAADVNDTDAFRAALRAADFASVRGAFRFGNNQHPIQNVYMREVVNADGEITNRLLGLAITDYQDVYASQCAMQ encoded by the coding sequence ATGACGTTTCGCATGACAATGACAGCCGGCCTATCGGCCCTGGTTCTCGGCGCAGGCGCGGCCTCGGCCGACCCGGTGACCGTCGGCCTGATCACCACGCTGTCCGGCGGCGGCGCCGGGATTGGCACCGACATCCGCGACGCGTTCCAGCTGGCGCTCGACCTGAACGGTGGCGACCAGATCCATCTGGTGGTCGAGGACGACGGCCAGCGCCCCGAACAGGCGGTTCAGATTGCCGACCGCATGATCCAGGCCGAGCACGCGCAAATCCTGACGGGGATCATCTGGTCGAACCTCGCCATGGCCGTGGTTCCCGCCGTCACCGCGCAGGATGTGTTCTACATCTCGCCGAACGCGGGCCCGTCGGCGCTGGCCGGCGCCGGTTGCAACCCGTTCTATTTCAACGCCGCGTGGCAAAACGACATGCTGCACGAGGCGGCGGGCGCCTATGCCGCCGATCACGGCATGACGCATACCTTCATCCTGGCGCCCAACTACCCGGCCGGCACCGACGCGCTGACCGGGTTCAAGCGGCGCTACACGGGCGAGGTCGCCGGCGAAATCTATACCCAGCTGGGCCAGACCGATTACGCCGCCGAAATCGCGCAGATCCGGGCGTCGGGCGCGGACAGCGTGTTCATCTTCCTGCCGGGCGGCATGGGCATCAGCTTCGTGCGGCAATACGCCCAGTCGGGCGTGGATCTGCCGCTGATCTCGACGGCCTTCACCGTCGGCCAGGACAGCCTGCCCGGCATGGGCGAGGCGGCGCTGGGCGTGGTCAACGCGGGCCAATGGTCGCCGGACCTCGACAACGCGGCGAACGCCGCCTTTGTCGCCGCCTTCCGCGCGGCCTATGGGCGCACCCCGTCGCTCTATGCGAGCCAGTCCTTCGACACGGCGAACCTGATCCTGTCGGCAGTCGCCGCGGCGGACGTGAACGATACCGACGCGTTCCGCGCTGCCCTGCGCGCGGCCGATTTCGCGTCGGTCCGGGGCGCCTTCCGGTTCGGCAACAACCAGCACCCGATCCAGAACGTCTATATGCGTGAGGTGGTCAATGCCGATGGCGAGATCACCAACCGCCTGCTGGGCCTGGCGATCACCGACTATCAGGACGTCTACGCCAGCCAGTGCGCGATGCAGTAA
- the fliF gene encoding flagellar M-ring protein FliF — MEQLLSVWNALEPRRRLLAVGATVGVFVAVLMLARLATTPGLSLLYSGLEGAQAGEVIQALDQRGIAYEVRGDAIYVDSSQRDETRMSLAAQGLPANSATGYELLDGLTGFGTTAQMFDAAYWRAKEGELARTIMASPHIRFARVHLAQGTTQPFQRAQQSSASVTVTPAGVPLTPQQAQALRYLVASAVAGLSAENVSVIDSNGGVVIGEDAGPMTQANDRAQALRHNVERLLEARVGPGRAVVEVNVDTVTDRETITERLIDPSQRAAVSQESEERNATSSDSGGGAVTVASNLPDGEAAQNGGQAQSRETLSRARTSWEVSRTSREVERGPGAIRRLTVAVLIDGLHAVDANGDPQWQPRPDDELAALRELVASAVGFDEARGDVITLRSLPFDLTGIEVGTAGTVGWFDRLGLDAMGLIRLAALAAVVLFLALFVLRPILRAPARGDSADLLPGLSPPPPAAGPVLTGEIDDEAPGAAALRVAEDRAAPPDPVERMRQLIAERQDETLEILRNWMEEPEEPR; from the coding sequence TTGGAACAGCTGCTGTCAGTCTGGAACGCCCTGGAACCGCGCCGCCGGCTCCTTGCGGTCGGCGCGACGGTCGGGGTCTTCGTGGCCGTGCTCATGTTGGCGCGTCTGGCCACCACGCCGGGCCTGTCGCTGCTCTATTCCGGGCTTGAGGGGGCGCAGGCGGGCGAGGTGATCCAGGCGCTCGATCAGCGTGGCATCGCCTACGAGGTGCGCGGCGACGCGATCTATGTCGATTCGTCGCAACGCGATGAAACGCGGATGTCGCTGGCGGCCCAGGGGCTGCCTGCGAATTCGGCCACCGGATACGAGCTGCTGGACGGTCTGACCGGCTTCGGCACCACCGCGCAGATGTTCGACGCCGCCTATTGGCGCGCAAAGGAGGGCGAACTCGCGCGCACGATCATGGCCAGCCCCCATATCCGCTTTGCCCGCGTGCATCTGGCCCAGGGCACGACGCAGCCGTTCCAGCGCGCGCAGCAGTCGTCGGCCTCGGTCACGGTGACGCCGGCGGGGGTTCCGTTGACGCCGCAACAGGCTCAGGCGCTCCGCTATCTGGTGGCCTCGGCCGTTGCGGGGCTGAGCGCCGAGAATGTCTCGGTGATCGATTCCAACGGCGGGGTCGTGATCGGAGAGGACGCCGGCCCGATGACCCAGGCGAACGACCGCGCGCAGGCCTTGCGGCATAACGTCGAGCGCCTGCTCGAGGCCCGCGTCGGCCCGGGTCGCGCCGTGGTCGAGGTGAATGTCGATACGGTGACCGACCGGGAAACCATTACCGAACGGCTGATCGACCCCAGCCAGCGCGCGGCGGTGTCCCAGGAAAGCGAGGAGCGCAACGCGACGTCCAGCGATTCGGGCGGCGGCGCGGTGACTGTGGCCTCGAACCTGCCGGATGGCGAGGCCGCCCAGAACGGTGGCCAGGCCCAATCGCGCGAGACCCTGTCGCGCGCCCGCACCAGCTGGGAGGTGTCACGCACCAGCCGCGAGGTCGAACGCGGCCCCGGCGCGATTCGGCGGCTGACGGTGGCGGTTCTGATCGACGGCCTGCACGCGGTCGATGCGAACGGCGATCCCCAGTGGCAACCCCGCCCCGATGACGAACTGGCCGCCTTGCGCGAACTCGTGGCCTCGGCCGTCGGCTTCGACGAGGCGCGCGGCGACGTGATCACCCTGCGGTCCCTGCCGTTCGATCTGACCGGCATCGAGGTCGGCACCGCGGGAACGGTGGGATGGTTCGACCGGCTGGGTCTGGACGCGATGGGGCTCATCCGATTGGCGGCTCTGGCGGCGGTCGTGCTGTTCCTCGCGCTTTTCGTGCTGCGGCCGATCCTGCGCGCACCCGCCCGGGGGGACAGCGCCGATCTGTTGCCCGGCCTGTCGCCCCCGCCCCCCGCCGCGGGCCCGGTGCTGACCGGCGAAATCGACGACGAGGCGCCGGGCGCCGCCGCGCTGCGCGTGGCCGAGGATCGCGCCGCGCCCCCCGATCCGGTTGAGCGGATGCGCCAGCTGATCGCGGAACGCCAGGACGAGACGCTGGAAATCCTGCGCAACTGGATGGAAGAACCCGAGGAGCCCCGCTGA